The proteins below come from a single Miscanthus floridulus cultivar M001 chromosome 1, ASM1932011v1, whole genome shotgun sequence genomic window:
- the LOC136461305 gene encoding anthranilate O-methyltransferase 1-like yields the protein MKVEKVLRMATGDGGNSYAANSRLPEKALIKTRSMLEKAIQDLYTSTLTPQGQGIMVVADLGCSSGPNALLVVSEVMSTLRECLRREEMDDDDRRHGGMAAVQFFLNDLPGNDFNLVFRSLERLQNLASETEADDPELPCYVAGLPGSFYTRLFPSNSVHLFHSSYSLMWQSKVPEDLTNGSHLNEENIYIGKTTSPTVVTLFQEQFRKDFKLFLALRYKELVFGGRMVLTFLGRKSEEMLMHGEVGTMWELLAKSLQSLVQKGRVKKEKLSSFNLPYYAPSVNDVKALVKEDNLFNIDHIDLFESNWDPLDDSDSDVVPDCDSSGENVANKSIRAVMEPLIMEHFGDAILDELFVVFASMVSKHLEITKAMYPVIVVSLNKAGHPLN from the exons ATGAAGGTAGAGAAAGTGCTTCGCATGGCCACCGGCGACGGAGGGAACAGCTACGCCGCCAACTCCAGGCTCCCG GAGAAGGCCTTGATAAAGACGAGGTCAATGCTTGAGAAGGCCATACAAGATCTGTACACGTCGACGCTCACTCCTCAGGGTCAGGGCATAATGGTGGTGGCTGACCTCGGCTGCTCATCGGGGCCTAACGCCTTGCTCGTCGTCTCCGAGGTGATGAGCACACTCCGAGAATGCCTCCGCCGCGAGGAGATGGACGACGACGACCGGCGCCACGGCGGCATGGCGGCGGTGCAATTCTTCCTCAACGATCTGCCAGGCAACGACTTCAACCTCGTCTTCCGGTCCCTAGAGAGATTGCAGAACTTGGCCTCGGAGACTGAGGCTGATGATCCGGAGCTTCCGTGCTACGTTGCCGGGCTACCAGGGTCCTTCTACACGAGGCTCTTCCCATCCAATAGCGTCCATCTCTTCCACTCGTCCTACAGCCTCATGTGGCAATCCAAG GTCCCTGAGGATCTCACAAACGGGAGTCATCTGAATGAAGAGAACATCTACATTGGGAAGACTACTTCACCGACCGTGGTAACATTGTTCCAAGAACAATTCAGAAAGGACTTCAAGTTGTTCCTCGCATTGCGGTACAAAGAACTTGTTTTTGGTGGCCGTATGGTGCTAACATTTCTAGGCCGAAAGAGTGAAGAAATGCTGATGCATGGAGAAGTTGGTACCATGTGGGAGTTGCTTGCTAAATCTCTGCAGTCACTGGTACAAAAG GGTCGCGTTAAAAAGGAGAAACTGAGCTCCTTTAACCTGCCATACTACGCACCATCAGTTAATGACGTGAAAGCCTTGGTTAAGGAGGACAATCTCTTTAACATCGACCACATCGATCTCTTCGAGTCCAACTGGGATCCCCTTGACGATTCAGACAGTGATGTGGTGCCTGATTGCGACAGCAGTGGGGAAAATGTGGCGAACAAAAGCATAAGGGCAGTAATGGAGCCCCTTATTATGGAGCACTTTGGTGACGCTATACTAGATGAGCTGTTCGTGGTGTTTGCCTCCATGGTATCCAAGCATCTTGAGATAACGAAGGCAATGTACCCCGTCATTGTAGTCTCCTTGAACAAGGCCGGCCACCCGTTGAATTGA